A single Loxodonta africana isolate mLoxAfr1 chromosome 24, mLoxAfr1.hap2, whole genome shotgun sequence DNA region contains:
- the LOC100660574 gene encoding putative testis-specific Y-encoded-like protein 3 has product MAEKGAGGLQADACPPAGPKALAREARSRGHPDPAAGPGSAPPAPERREVASAVTGRSLEDGPVGDEAPETRGAGWGGRAGASGKAEEVTTEEGAIFMEEVEKPQVGAEEVGEEKMEVLEKLVAEEKLEVVAEEQEVPGPLNLDGPVVDPLEAIQWELEAVSAQADRAYLRLERRFGRMRRLQLARRSFIIQNIPGFWVTAFLNHPQLSAMISPRDEDMLGYLMNLEVRELRHARTGCKFKFRFWSNPYFRNKVIVKEYECRPSGRVVCIATRIRWHRGQEPPALVHRNRDTVRSFFSWFSQHSLAEADRVAQIIKEDLWPNPLQYYLLGDRPGRARQGLARWPIEVPPRPYGFQSG; this is encoded by the coding sequence ATGGCAGAGAAAGGCGCTGGGGGCCTGCAAGCCGACGCGTGTCCGCCGGCCGGCCCCAAGGCCCTGGCCCGAGAAGCGAGGTCGCGCGGGCACCCCGACCCGGCCGCGGGCCCTGGGAGCGCCCCGCCTGCCCCAGAGCGCCGGGAAGTGGCCTCCGCGGTGACTGGCCGGAGCCTGGAAGACGGTCCTGTCGGGGACGAAGCCCCAGAAACCCGTGGCGCAGGGTGGGGGGGCCGGGCGGGAGCCAGCGGGAAGGCCGAGGAAGTGACGACTGAGGAGGGCGCCATCTTCATGGAGGAGGTGGAGAAGCCGCAGGTGGGGGCggaggaggtgggggaggagAAGATGGAGGTGTTGGAGAAGCTGGTGGCGGAGGAGAAGCTGGAGGTGGTAGCGGAGGAGCAGGAGGTTCCAGGGCCCCTGAACCTTGATGGCCCTGTCGTGGACCCACTGGAGGCCATCCAGTGGGAGCTGGAGGCGGTGAGTGCCCAGGCCGACCGGGCCTACCTCCGGCTTGAGCGTAGGTTTGGGCGGATGCGCCGGCTGCAGCTAGCCCGGAGGAGCTTCATTATACAGAATATTCCAGGCTTCTGGGTCACCGCCTTCCTGAATCACCCGCAGCTGTCAGCCATGATCAGCCCTCGAGATGAAGACATGCTCGGCTACCTGATGAATTTGGAGGTGAGGGAGCTCAGGCACGCCAGGACCGGCTGCAAGTTCAAGTTCCGATTTTGGAGCAACCCCTACTTCCGGAACAAAGTCATCGTGAAGGAGTATGAATGCAGACCCTCAGGCCGGGTGGTGTGTATTGCCACTCGAATCCGATGGCACCGGGGCCAGGAACCCCCCGCCCTCGTACACAGGAACCGGGACACCGTCCGCAGCTTCTTCAGCTGGTTCTCACAGCACAGCCTCGCCGAGGCCGACAGGGTTGCCCAGATTATTAAAGAGGACCTGTGGCCCAACCCTCTGCAGTACTACCTGCTTGGGGATAGGCCGGGCAGAGCCAGGCAGGGCCTAGCACGGTGGCCCATAGAGGTCCCTCCTAGGCCCTACGGGTTCCAGTCGGGCTAA
- the PLAGL2 gene encoding zinc finger protein PLAGL2 — MTTFFTSVPPWIQDAKQEEEVGWKLVPRPRGRETESQVKCQCEISGTPFSNGEKLRPHSLPHPEQRPYSCPQLHCGKAFASKYKLYRHMATHSAQKPHQCMYCDKMFHRKDHLRNHLQTHDPNKEALHCSECGKNYNTKLGYRRHLAMHAASSGDLSCKVCLQTFESTQALLEHLKAHSRRVAGGAKEKKHPCDHCDRRFYTRKDVRRHLVVHTGRKDFLCQYCAQRFGRKDHLTRHVKKSHSQELLKIKTEPVDMLGLLSCSSTVSVKEELSPVLCMASRDMMGAKAFPGMLPMGMYGAHIPTMPSTGMPHSLVHNTLPMGMTYPLESSPISSPAQLPPKYQLGSTSYLPDKLPKVEVDSFLAELPGSLSLSSAEPQPASPQPAAAAALLDEALLAKSPANLSEALCAANVDFSHLLGFLPLNLPPCNPPGATGGLVMGYSQAEAQPLLTTLQAQPQDSPGTGGPLNFGPLHSLPPVFTSGLSTTTLPRFHQAFQ, encoded by the exons ATGACCACATTTTTCACCAGCGTCCCCCCCTGGATTCAAGATGCAAAGCAGGAGGAGGAAGTGGGCTGGAAACTAGTTCCCAGGCCTCGGGGCCGGGAGACGGAGAGTCAAGTGAAATGCCAATGTGAAATCTCGGGGACACCCTTCTCAAATGGGGAGAAGCTGAGGCCTCACAGCCTCCCTCATCCAGAGCAGAGACCGTATAGCTGCCCTCAGCTGCACTGTGGCAAGGCTTTTGCCTCCAAGTACAAGCTGTATAG GCACATGGCCACCCACTCAGCCCAGAAACCCCACCAGTGCATGTATTGTGATAAGATGTTTCACCGCAAGGACCATCTGCGGAACCATCTGCAGACCCACGACCCCAACAAAGAGGCCCTCCACTGTTCTGAGTGCGGTAAGAATTATAATACAAAGCTGGGCTATCGGCGCCACCTGGCCATGCATGCCGCCAGCAGCGGCGACCTCAGCTGCAAGGTGTGCCTGCAGACCTTTGAGAGTACCCAGGCCCTGCTAGAACACCTGAAAGCCCACTCACGCCGTGTAGCAGGTGGTGCCAAGGAGAAAAAGCACCCCTGCGACCACTGTGACCGACGATTCTATACTCGTAAGGACGTGCGGCGGCACCTGGTAGTACACACGGGCCGTAAGGACTTCCTGTGCCAGTACTGTGCCCAGCGGTTCGGCCGCAAGGACCACCTGACACGGCATGTCAAGAAGAGCCACTCGCAGGAGCTGCTCAAGATCAAGACAGAGCCAGTGGACATGTTAGGTCTGCTCAGCTGCAGCTCCACCGTCAGCGTAAAGGAAGAGCTGAGCCCTGTGCTGTGCATGGCCTCTCGGGACATGATGGGGGCCAAGGCGTTCCCTGGCATGTTGCCCATGGGCATGTATGGTGCCCACATCCCTACCATGCCCAGCACGGGCATGCCACACTCCTTGGTGCACAACACGCTGCCCATGGGTATGACCTACCCTCTGGAATCCTCACCTATCTCTTCCCCAGCTCAGCTCCCTCCAAAATACCAGCTTGGATCTACCTCATACTTGCCCGACAAATTGCCCAAAGTGGAGGTGGATAGTTTTCTGGCGGAGCTTCCCGGAAGCCTGTCTCTCTCGTCTGCCGAACCCCAGCCCGCCTCACCTCAGCCGGCGGCAGCTGCGGCCCTCCTTGATGAAGCACTGCTCGCCAAGAGTCCCGCCAACCTCTCTGAGGCCCTCTGCGCTGCTAATGTGGACTTCTCCCACTTATTGGGCTTTCTTCCACTCAACCTGCCCCCATGTAACCCGCCTGGGGCCACAGGAGGCCTGGTCATGGGCTACTCCCAGGCCGAGGCACAGCCCCTGCTTACCACTTTGCAGGCTCAGCCTCAAGATTCCCCAGGGACTGGGGGGCCtctgaactttgggcctttgcacTCCTTGCCTCCTGTCTTCACCTCTGGCCTGAGCACCACCACCCTGCCTCGTTTCCACCAGGCATTCCAGTAG